The Salvia miltiorrhiza cultivar Shanhuang (shh) chromosome 2, IMPLAD_Smil_shh, whole genome shotgun sequence DNA window atttgtttagtatcgaatcgaattctaagttttatttatcaaatattttgaggctcacgaacttataatcgagcctatacgaactttctaaatttatattcatattcaaaatattgattattttcttttaaaaataaattatttcattcaaaataataaatattttaattattttcttataacaaatagagatttaatataattattattaattttaataaataaatataagttgtacatactaataatttatatttttcaacctGAATCACTTAACGAATGTGTTCACGATCTAGCGAGTGGAATACTACCAAGCTCAAATttagtttgtttatttatcgaactTCTCTAAATGAATTTGAACGAGCTCTTTTCAAGTTAAGCTCGAAATAATTCGCGAGCAGCTTGGTTTGTTTATGTCATAGTCTGTATATCCTAAATTCTTTGTCATtgaatgtatttttattaaatgactTACACTACAACATAAATTGCAATCACCGACGGATTAGTCCGTCGGTAACACCCAAATTTCCATCGGTAAATGAAGATTCCGACGGAGCACCGACGTCGACGGCTCGACGTTAAAAGACGCGTCGGTAAACAGTACACCGACGGATAAGTAGTCCGTCGTCGATTATCGACGGATCCACGACCGAAAGTCCGTCGTCGACTTCTCAGTCGCCGACGACTGTATCGTCTAGTTTCTGACGGAAAACAGACGGACTAATCCGTCGGTACTAATCGTCGGAGCTGCCGTCCGATCGCCGGAAAATTATCGATGGAATATACGTCGGTatcctttttaaaaaaatgaaattatccAGATTTTGGTTTCACCTGTTATCGACAATTTACACATATTTTCGAAATCAATCTATTTAACAACAATGATAATTTAAATCAAACTAAAGTCTAATGATAACACACATCCAAGTCAATCCTAATAAGTTTTCAAACATTCAAATGCAATCCTAATAAGTTTTCACATACTACAATCCTAATAAGTTTTCACACACATCCAAGTCTAACATACTACATATCCAAAATAGTAATACACATCAAAGTCAAAGAGGcggaggtggtggtggggggggggggcaatCCCGACTGTGCACAAAAGCGAGTCAAGTACTCGTGCTGTGCTAGTAGGTGTGCCCTGAAGCTCTCACTCTCTTGTCGACGCTCATCTGGCTCCTTCTGCAACTCATTCTGGAGACCAACTATTGTATCGTCATAAGCTGAGGATCGAGCGTGAGATGATCCACTCGAACCATCACTCCTGAGATGCCAGACTACCAACACCAAACAACCTCTTCTTCTTATCCAATCCACCTACAGCCTCAAGGTATATTTTGGCCATGTCCACCTCCTGTGGCTCAGTAGATCCATCCACCGGCTGACTTTGTTGTTCCCTTAGCTCTTCAATTTTTCTCTACAATTAACAAACAAATTTGCAATTGCATAAGTAACATAAAATGTACTAAACAATCATAAAAGTTATATCACATACCCCAACTGTCTCAAATCTAGGGTCAGTATATGATCCATCTTTGTTCACGTGGAGGACCTCGTAAGCGTCATAGAAGCACTGATTGGGATCAACGCCCTTCTTTTTGGCctttatattaaaaatgattGAAATTTATATTAAGTATAAATATGTGCAAACTATTAAAaacatttaaatgaaaaattaaaaagttacttACAATCTCATCGGCAATCTGGAGAGTAGATTTGGAGCCTCCTTTATGCTTCACTTGTCCTGTTCCTGGACCTTCAGGCTCAGACATTCTGCACTTTTTGGCCGTTTCTGATTTCTTAACCACAGCCTCACTCCTCCAGTAACTCAACCAATCAGGCCACTCACGCTCATGAATAAATGGTGGCCTTCCCTTATTCGGATCATCCTTTGCCATCTTGATTTCATATACAAAATCTTTATACCTACGAGCCGCGATCTTCATAAAATCCAACTTCACTGCCTGTTTGATACTATCATCCCACATGAAGTGCTTCTGCattatttgaaataaaaaatgagtaaTATAAATATACTCCACTAACTAGTATCAATCTAAAGAATTCAGCAAATTCAAAGCTAAATTAGACTTCACTAAATAAGAAGGGACGTGAATAATATACCTTGAATtccataaaatataaattcttcACATCATCATGTGTCGCCTTCCAGTTAAAGCCATTAGGGTTCCTAACTTGCCTGAAAATACGAGTACATGCTTTGGGCACGTACTCGTATTGGTAGATCTTactgttattaaataaataaaatggtcagtgcaaaagaaagaaataaagaatattATCAAATAACACAAACTTACCCCTGAGGTGTAATGGTCAACATAATCCGACCCGTGCTCGAGTTGCTGCTGGGCACGGTATCTTCTGATGATGTCGGAGCGG harbors:
- the LOC131013385 gene encoding uncharacterized protein LOC131013385; this translates as MARGSSDGHSGRRGRGDGRGRSSSSGASSQASDGGIRDSVAQIQLAGGSGSAPTSSEDTVPSSNSSTGRIMLTITPQGKIYQYEYVPKACTRIFRQVRNPNGFNWKATHDDVKNLYFMEFKKHFMWDDSIKQAVKLDFMKIAARRYKDFVYEIKMAKDDPNKGRPPFIHEREWPDWLSYWRSEAVVKKSETAKKCRMSEPEGPGTGQVKHKGGSKSTLQIADEIAKKKGVDPNQCFYDAYEVLHVNKDGSYTDPRFETVGRKIEELREQQSQPVDGSTEPQEVDMAKIYLEAVGGLDKKKRLFGVGSLASQE